GATTTTCAACTCGTGGTGGTGTTGTCATACAAGTTTgttggtaagtgttaagttaaatCGACATTTAGATATTAGAAATATGAACAAATGCAAAGACTGTCACATTCTAAGCCATGatattgatgttttttttttgggggttttgtttTCCTTTGTTCTTCATTGGAAGTGTGTAAGTCAAGAATTGTAAGATTAATTAATTAGTTGACTTGTGGCTTTTTGATCTTGAtgctttttttgtttttctttgtcCTTCTATAAAGGTCTGGAGTGGAATAGCGGGTTCCTTCAACATTCGGCACCACCAAAGCTGTCAAGGTAAAGACCCAGATTACATATAATATTGGACTtaaatgtgtgtgtgtgcgcgcgcGCGCGTGTTTTAGGTGGCACGCGGTCCATTTGTGTGTTTGCTGATGAGATGGGAAGCAGTTCGGTTTCTCCGCTAATCGTGACAGGTGGAAAAGGCGGAGATGTCGGAGTTCATGATTTCCGTTACATAGCCACACGAATACCAAAAAAACACAAGAATTCTGATAACGATGAACAAAAGTTCAGTGCATCTTCAACCGCAGGTTTGCATAATAaacacagggaccaaaatggaaATGGAATGTTGTGGTACATACCAAAAGCTCACTCTGGTAAGTTTCTTAATTTGACCCGTTACGATAATACATTACCCGGATTGACCCCTTAATAAATTTACCCTGTTTGTAGTGAGTGTAACAAGAATATCGGCTATTCCAAATACAGGTTTTTTCTTAACTGGAAGTAAAGATAGAGATGTAAAGCTATGGGATGCTAAGAGGGCAAAATTGGTATATCACTGGCAAAAACATGCACGATAGACACACCTTTATTCAACCTAGCTCTAGAGCATTTGGAGGAGTTGTTAGGGTATACCATTTTTACCCTTTTTGTGAAAGTTattttttggtaaataataaGATAAGTTTATACTTGATTTTTTAATTGAAGTTAGTTTCAAATGCTTTTCTTTCATGTGGTGGTGATGGTTCAGTTAAGCTGGTTTAACTTAGAGATTTACTATAATCCACTTGGCCCATGTCTGCCGGCCCATCGTCGGCGTCCTGTTTTTGGTGCTGTTCCAGTTAAGCTGTTTTTTTTTCTTCCTTTCCGACTGGTCCGTGGCCTGTTTTTGGTGTCCTTCCAGTTTAAGGCAATTTTTAGTTCCTTTTCGACTATACCTACGAGTTACGAGTggcatgtgtgtgtatatatgcatAGAGTACATCATGAAACCAATTACTTAAAAATAGTCTtatatgtttattttaatattaaaactaaaTATCATGTGGAGATCAAGAAAGTTGCGTTAAGCATTCAGGAAATTGCAGGAAATTGCTGTGTACATATACAGGTGATAACCATTGTATCAAGCTTCTTCAATTATTTTAGTGGCAAACTATGATTTTAAATTGATGCGTTAAGCATTCAGGAAGCATGTGTTACATTTCTTATGCCACATGTACATCCAACTTATCAATTATAATTTAATTACACTTCAGAAGATCAATGGTGGTAATTAAATCATTGTCAAGGAAACATAAAGAACATTATGTTTATGTTGCCAAGTACTAAGATACAAATATAGATACTAAAGGGCACTTTGTAATTCTGATTGTGCAGACGATACGAGTATGTTCTATGGAATGAAGTTCTTCAATGACTTACTAATGGAAGCTGGCCCGATCGTAAATATACAGTCGGGAGTACTACTACAAAAAGATTAGAACACATTCACTTTCATGCAAGGATTGACTGAGTTGCCTTAACACTCGTCATAACGCTAAATCTATAAGTTATTTATAAGATATGTGTACTCGATTTGTGTTAAGTTTTGAATTTGTATCGTGATTTGTTaaatttgataaacaaaatttAAGATATTGGTATTTGGTTATGGTCAAGATCTATTACCCTTTTGTAATAATTAGGTTTCCAGTTGATTGTTGATTTCCACTCTTGGACGTACCATTTTATGAACACAAATTTGTCATacaaaatttcaaaaacaaattttaaaatttgACGTTTTAAAACGAGTCACTTTTTAAAATAGTTGTTAATATAGTTTTGTTTTAGAAAATGTGATGATTTTTTAATCACATAATggtctttttattttcaattttgtttattttatatgaTCAAGTGTTTCATTATTTAGATACATATTTTcagttttgtttattttatataataaagtGTTTCATTATTTAAATACATAACAGAAAAAAATGGAAAGGGTACGAATCCTTTGAACAATTAATGAGAAGCACCTGTTTACATGTGCTTGAGTTGCAACTTAGAAAATGAGCTAAAGGAATGCTTTTAGATGAAAGAGGTTTTAAATAATATTGAGTATATAATATGAATATATAAAAATTAGCTAAAAGAATGCCTTTAGATGAAAGGGGTTTTAAATAATATTGAGTAtataatatgaatatatgattATTTATATATATGATTGTTTAAGTTAAAATTGAGTTACAATATATGTAGATCTCCTTCTTATTGCGATGACCGACAGGGAAGGATGTGAGATAATTTGATGAGATGGGTATATTTGTAGAGGTTGAAAAC
This is a stretch of genomic DNA from Helianthus annuus cultivar XRQ/B chromosome 16, HanXRQr2.0-SUNRISE, whole genome shotgun sequence. It encodes these proteins:
- the LOC110868159 gene encoding uncharacterized protein LOC110868159, with the translated sequence MLMIFNSWWCCHTSLLVWSGIAGSFNIRHHQSCQGGKGGDVGVHDFRYIATRIPKKHKNSDNDEQKFSASSTAGLHNKHRDQNGNGMLWYIPKAHSVSVTRISAIPNTGFFLTGSKDRDVKLWDAKRAKLVYHWQKHAR